Proteins from a single region of Limisphaera ngatamarikiensis:
- a CDS encoding ThuA domain-containing protein: MAQLGDGAEKRIVFLAGPPSHGPREHEHRAGCLLLQACLAGVRGLSSIVYSNGWPDDPHRAFTNVAAIVVYADGESNHPFFQGHRLSLVAELMHRGVGLVCLHYALVPPPDVGREQLLEWIGASYEAHWSVNPVWEADFKVLPRHPITRGVRPFRIRDEWYFHMRFREGMRGVTPILSAVPPLSTMDRPDGPHTGNPAVREAVRRRDPQHVAWAYERPNGGRGFGFTGGHFHDNWAHDDFRKLVLNAILWVARLEVPEQGVESHVARTLLNANLDPKPHTGQ; the protein is encoded by the coding sequence ATGGCGCAGCTGGGCGATGGTGCCGAGAAAAGAATTGTTTTCCTTGCCGGCCCACCCAGTCATGGACCCAGGGAGCATGAGCACCGTGCCGGTTGTCTTCTCCTCCAGGCCTGCTTGGCCGGCGTGCGCGGCCTATCTTCCATTGTGTATTCCAACGGGTGGCCGGATGACCCGCACCGGGCATTTACAAACGTAGCGGCGATTGTGGTTTACGCCGACGGAGAGAGCAATCACCCTTTTTTTCAAGGGCATCGCCTGAGCTTGGTCGCCGAGCTAATGCATCGAGGAGTGGGTCTGGTGTGCCTGCATTACGCCCTCGTACCGCCGCCAGACGTGGGCCGGGAGCAACTCCTGGAATGGATCGGCGCCTCCTATGAAGCGCACTGGTCGGTTAATCCGGTTTGGGAAGCAGACTTCAAAGTCCTGCCCCGGCATCCCATCACTCGGGGAGTACGACCTTTCCGAATCAGGGACGAGTGGTACTTTCACATGCGCTTTCGCGAAGGAATGCGAGGCGTCACACCCATTCTCAGCGCCGTCCCTCCATTGAGCACGATGGACCGACCGGACGGACCCCACACCGGGAACCCGGCGGTACGCGAAGCGGTCCGACGCAGGGATCCGCAGCACGTTGCCTGGGCGTATGAACGCCCCAACGGCGGACGCGGATTCGGCTTTACTGGCGGGCATTTTCACGATAATTGGGCCCACGACGATTTTCGCAAACTTGTCCTGAACGCGATCCTGTGGGTCGCACGACTAGAAGTACCCGAACAGGGTGTTGAATCGCATGTGGCCCGGACACTACTCAACGCCAACCTCGATCCTAAACCGCACACGGGCCAGTAG
- a CDS encoding sugar phosphate isomerase/epimerase family protein, giving the protein RGSIVPGLPTRPSPVAPSKLGVAPCRSSVRVPHWLARPHNSSDHFLTRLTMRFGINTYLFTSPFNNASTRLFKRFKTWGFQSVEIPIEKPEHVDPRHVKRELDRHGLACAAVCACLGPDRDLRGTPSQQRAALGYLLKLLEYTVLLDSPSLVGPLYSAVGRADAVPPFEKRQQWRTVVRHLKTLCNEAERLGKQICIEPLNRFETDFINTCEQALRLIRDVGSPALKVLLDTFHMNIEEKSQPGAILKAGPLLGHFHACGCDRGTPGRDHIDWKGIAAALHAIGYKGDIVIESFTPNVKVIARAAAIWRRIEKTRDEIAVEGLRFLKSTLCEGVPHTRKTIIP; this is encoded by the coding sequence GCCGCGGCTCCATCGTTCCCGGGCTGCCCACCCGCCCCAGCCCAGTCGCCCCCTCAAAGCTTGGCGTGGCACCATGCCGCAGTTCAGTCCGGGTCCCGCACTGGCTCGCCCGTCCGCATAACTCCAGCGACCATTTTCTTACACGTCTGACCATGCGATTCGGCATTAACACCTATCTCTTCACATCTCCGTTCAACAACGCCAGCACCCGCCTGTTCAAGCGGTTCAAAACCTGGGGATTCCAGTCCGTGGAAATTCCCATTGAAAAGCCCGAACACGTTGACCCGAGACATGTGAAACGCGAGCTCGATCGCCACGGTCTCGCATGCGCAGCGGTTTGCGCCTGCTTGGGCCCGGATCGAGACTTGCGCGGCACACCCAGCCAACAACGCGCGGCCCTCGGCTATCTACTGAAGTTGCTCGAGTATACGGTCCTACTGGACTCTCCATCGCTGGTCGGACCTTTGTATTCTGCAGTAGGCCGCGCCGATGCCGTGCCTCCCTTCGAAAAGCGCCAACAGTGGCGCACCGTCGTCCGGCATTTGAAAACCCTTTGTAACGAGGCTGAACGGCTCGGGAAACAAATCTGTATCGAACCCCTCAACCGATTCGAAACCGATTTCATCAACACATGCGAACAGGCGCTGCGCCTGATACGGGACGTAGGCAGTCCCGCGCTCAAGGTCCTTCTGGACACGTTCCATATGAACATTGAAGAAAAATCGCAGCCCGGGGCGATCCTGAAAGCCGGGCCGCTGCTGGGCCATTTTCACGCCTGCGGTTGCGACCGCGGCACACCAGGTCGCGATCACATTGACTGGAAAGGCATCGCGGCAGCGCTCCATGCCATTGGCTATAAAGGCGACATTGTGATTGAGTCCTTCACACCGAACGTAAAAGTGATTGCCCGGGCCGCGGCCATTTGGAGGCGCATCGAGAAGACACGTGATGAAATCGCCGTGGAGGGCCTCCGTTTTCTGAAGAGCACCCTGTGTGAAGGCGTACCTCACACGCGAAAGACCATCATACCATGA